The Vibrio alginolyticus NBRC 15630 = ATCC 17749 genomic sequence CGATACTGGCGATACCATTTCCGTGCAGGTCTATGGTGAAGAAGATCTTACGATTAAAAATATTCTAATAACGTCAGATGGCTATTTTGATTACCCCTACCTTGGCCGAATCAAAGCAATCAAAAAAACACCAAAACAACTCAAGTACGAAATAGAAACGGGCTTAAAAGGCGATTATCTCATCAATCCAAAAGTGATGGTCACCATCAATAACTTTCGTCTGTTTTACGTTAATGGCGAAGTCAGGAAACCTGGTGGATTTGAGTACCGTCCAGGGTTAACCATAGAGAAGGCCATCGCTCTAGCAGGTGGCTTGACCGACAGAGCCTCACGCAAAGGCATTAACCTCACCAAGCATAAAACAGGTCAAACGATGGAAGGGGTCAGTATGCACCGCAACGTTGAACCTGGTGACATTGTATTTATTGACCAGAGCTTCTTTTAAGTGACAGGGAATCAAATGAACGGGACTCATCCAAATAATCTCCAGATGAACAAAGTAGAACTGATTCGTTTTGGCCATCACTTCAAAGCGATTAAAAAGAATTGGCTAAGCATCGCAGCATTCACGCTTCTGTTCTCATTAACTTGTACTTGGTATATCTACTCCAAAGCATCGATATACCAAGCTACAGCTACGCTACTCATCCAAGAGGAGCAAAAAAGCGCCCTTTCAATCGAGGAAGTATATGGCGTCGACACGACAAAAAAAGAGTACTTTCAAACGCAAATCGCCATTTTAAAATCGAATCATATTGCAGATAAGGTCATTAGAGAGCTGAACCTTACCCAATTACCTGAATTCACAAGCTCAGGGGGGTTAAATAAAAAAATCGACCAAATAAAGTCGATTCCTTTTGTTCAAGACCTACTGAATGTGGCACCAAGCCCAAAAGAAACCGCCCAGTTTTCAGAGTCCTATTATCAGGCACTTCAAGCTTTCAGAAGTAAACTCGATATTGAGCCAGTACGTAACACCCAATTAGTCAGAATTCGCTTTCGTTCTATCGATCCTAAGCTTGCGACGACAATCGCCAACGCGGTCGGCCAAGCCTACATTGACGCAAATTTTGAAGCCAAATTGGTCGTTACACAAAATGCGGCTACTTGGTTGACAAATAACTCTCAAAAATTGGAGGAGCGATTACGTAACTCGGAGCAAGCGCTGCAAGAATTCTTGTTAAAAGAAGGGTTGATCGATATAAACGGTATTGATGAAATTTACGCAAATGAGCTAGAAGAACTCACTCGCAAGCTGAATATCGCTGTTAATAAGCGTATTGAAGCGCAGACGTTAATCCAACTGTTACGACGTAAATCTTCGCAAAGTTTAGACAGCTTGTTGTCAATTGATGAATTCGCTAATCAAGCGCAAATCCGCGATCTAAAATTGTCGGAAGCACAGGCAGCCAAAAATCTCTCTGAACTGGCACAGCGCTACGGACCTAAGCATGATCGAATGATTCAGGCGAAAGCACAGCTTGCTGAAATTCAATCAAGAACCCAGCAACTCATCCGGGACATTTCCTTCAGTAAGCAACAAGACCTTCTTGCTGCAAAAGCGCAAGAGGACATGCTTCGAGCAGAACTCGATAACAAAAAGTCAGACTTCCAATCGTTAGGGTCACAAAAAGCGCGTTACGAACAGTTAAAACGCGAGGTTGAATCCAATAAGGCACTCTATGAAGCGTTCTTAAATCGTGAGAAAGAGACCAACGCCACCAGCGACTACAAGAATGTCACGGCTCGCTTTACTGATAAAGCCATCATTCCTCTATTCCCGGTGGCACCACAACGAATCAAACTGGTACTGATTGCCACCTTTTTTGGCTTTGCCATTGCTTGCGCTCTGGTCATCATCTTAGAAACGATGCGAGAAGTTATCCGAAGCACAACCGATGTGCAGGAAAAACTTGGTGTTACGTGTTTAGGTGTGATTCCTATGGTCAAAAAACGCAATTTGCGTAAAAACGGCGTCAGTTATACCGCGTATTTAGATGATGAAGAAAAGCTATTTAGTGAAGCTTGCCGCTCCGTCAGAACCTCGCTTCTGCTCAGATTAACCAACACGAAGCAAAAGATATTGCCCTTTACCTCTGCTATTCCAGAAGAAGGAAAAACATCGACCAGTATCAATATGGCGGTGTCGTTTTCAAAAATGGAAAAGGTGTTGATCATCGACTGCGATTTACGTCGACCTTCCATCGCAAAGCGATTCGGTATTGCTGAATCAAGCCCTGGCTTAACGCATATCCTGACGATGGATACGCCAATCAAAGATTGTGTTACACATATAAAAGAAGCCAACTTAGATGTATTACCGGCCGGCCTAATTCCGCCAAACCCACAGGAATTACTGGCTTCTGATCGCTTTAAAAAGTTGCTCGAACATTTTCAAAATAAGTATGACCGGATCATTATCGATACACCACCCCTACTGTCAGTGAGTGACGCACTTATTCTTGGTCAGTATGCCAATGGTCTGATCACCGTCATTCGCTCAGAATCAACAAAATCATCACTGGTTAACCTTGCGTTATCTAAACAAATACAACACTCAGTTCCATCTCTTGGCGTCTTAATCACACAAGCCAAGGCCAAGGAAGGAGAGACGCTTTATGTCCAGAAATACGCCTACTAACGTAAACCTATCTTGGTACCAAACGTTGAAAAGCCAAGAACAGCCGGTATTGATCTATCAAATGGGCAAAGTAGGTTCGAGTGCATTAGAGCATTCCATTCCTAACTCGATTCACTTGCACGACCTTATGACCGTCGATGCGCAAAAACAAATATCCCCCGTTAGAGCGCAATTGCATAAGCCTCAGATCAATGCGTTAAAGCGACGACTAAAGCGTATAACGATGAGCCATATGTTAAAGCGCAAGAAAAAAGTTCGAATTATCTCGCTGGTGCGTGAACCGATCGGACGAAATGTCTCAATGTTCTTTCAAGCACTTCCTTTTTGGATGGCGGACAAATATCTAAAGGATGACAGCGCAATACGTACCGAACGACCGCAATTACTCCAAGAAGCATTTGATAAGCACATGAATCATCAATATGCGCTGCAGTGGTTTGACAACGAGATCAAACAACTAACAGGGATTGATGTGTTTAACGAGTCTTTTAATCACGAAGTAGGCTATCAAACATACCATAACAATAACTTCTCGCTGTTGGTCATTCGAAGTGACAAGCTAACAAAGGCTAACTCCGCAGTTGAAGACTTTTTAGGTTACCCCGTGGATGTTGTTTATGAAAATCAATCAGACAACAAATGGTACTCGCCACTAATGAAAGAATTCAAAACGCAATTTCAACCTACACCCGAGTACGTTGAAGAAATGCTGAATTCTAAATTGACGAAGCACTTTTTCTCAAATGCAGAAATCACCGACCTTAAACAGCAATATCTGACCAATTAATCATGAAAACCAAGATTCTACATATTATCAATGATCTTTCTCAGAACGGCGGTGCTCAGAAGTTCTTAGTCGACCTTGTTTTAGAACATAAGCCTGAATACGAAATCAAAATTTTGGTCTTGTGTGATGAAAATGATTACTTACCAATGCTATCCGCCCAAGGCATAGAGTGTTTTAACTGGCGCACATTGCCATTGAGTGAGAAATTCTCTTTGCTGCGTTGGCCGGATGTCGTTCACGGGCACCTCTACCCTTCCATTTACCTAGCGCTATTGGCGGTAGGTAAAAAACGAATCCAGACTGAGCACTGTTCTTATAACCGTCGACGTGACTATCCGCTGTTTAAGTTCATGGAATACGTCTTATATTGGGGCCACGACTTGACAGTCAGTATTAGTGAAAAAGTACAAGATGAACTGGTGAAGTTCATGCCTCGCTACCAACACAAATATCACGTGGTGCACAATGGCGTTGATTTAAAAAGGTTTTCTATGACGCCAAGATGCGCCAGCCACCTAATCGACAAACCAGTTATCAAGATTGGAATGGTGGGCCGACTTCACCAACATAAGGATCATGAAACGCTTATCCAAGCACTTATCCATTTACCAAGACGATACGAACTCCACCTTGCGGGAGATGGAGAAAAAAAATCGTCACTGCAAGAATTGGCAACAAAAATCAACGTCGCGCAACGTGTTCACTTTCATGGCGTAGTTTCTGACGTTCCAGCCTTTTTGAACGACATGGATATTTACGTGCAATCGTCGCACGTCGAAGGCTTTGGCTTGGCGGCGGTTGAGGCCATGGCAGCAGGCTTACCCGTATTATCATCGGACGTACCTGGTTTGGATGACGTCACCGGACGTGCCGAATATTTATTTCAAGTTGGTAACGCCACTGAACTGAGCCAAAAAGTCCTCCAGCTGTGTGAAAGTGTTGAGCGGTACGACGCTGCAAGTCAATACTCAGTCAATAGGGCCTCTCTCTACACCATCGATAAATTTCGTGAAGGTTACTATGGAATCTACCAGCAGCTTTGCGCCAACAAATAGTTCCGCGCCATCGAGCCATCGCGCCTCATTGCTTGCAGCATGCCTATTAGTATTGTTCTTTATTCCAATGAAGTTTCGTGCTGGAGGAATAGCGCTAGCCCCATCTGACATCGCAAGCCTTTTGTCTATTGGTTTTACTGCATTAGTGGTATTGGAAGGAAAAGCTGAAAAACTCATGCATCCCTGTATGGGGTTCCTCGTATTGTTCACTGGGTATGTGTTCATAAATGGTCTGCTAAATCGCGTCCCTTTAATGCCGCTAGTTATAGAAACTGTGCAATGGTTAGCGATTTTGTGCCTACTGAGCCTAATGTACGCCTATGGCGTGTTTGATGACGAACGGGTAATGGTATATTTCACGTATCTGTTGTTTTTCATCTGTACGCTCGTTGCCTTATGGCACTTTGCTCAGGGCTATCAAAGTGGGTTTAAGTTACTCGGGGTAAGTAAATACGGGTTCGGTGTACTGTGCTCACTACTGTACCTTTATCGAGATAAAATTCGCGCTTTCCACCTTTTGATGCTCGTAGCTTTAGTATTACTGGTGTTGTCACAAGAAAGAAAAGCGCTACTTGGTTTTTGTCTGCTTTTCTTCTTTGACCAACTGCTCGTAAAAAACTTAATGAGAAAATCGCTCAGCGAAACGTACACGTGGACGATTTTATTAGCCTTAAGCTTTATTGTGTTTACTGCCGTCACAACCACACTCTACGTTGGGTTTGAAACGCTAGCAGACACATTGGAAATAACCCAAGAAGACGTCTTATTTGCCAACCAAAGTGAAGCCCGCTGGGTATCGAATCTTCATAGAAAACTTTTACTTGCCAATGGGCTAGATATTTTACTTCAACACCCAGTGTTAGGTGTCGGCGCGAAAATGTTACCCAACTTTATGATCAGTTACTTTAACTATGATGAGCTGGCGATCTACACCCACAACTTTGTGTTAGATACCGCAATTGAATACGGATTACTTGGTATCGGTCTGCTGTTTGGTGGTTATTTTCTTTTTATTCGCTTTTGCTTCCGTAGTCTTAATGAAAACAGAAAAAGCCTATTACTTGCGATATACGCCCTCATCATGGTGTTTTTCGTTGCGGTAAACACCACCATAATTTTAATACTCTTATTACCCGTCATGA encodes the following:
- a CDS encoding O-antigen ligase family protein, with the translated sequence MESTSSFAPTNSSAPSSHRASLLAACLLVLFFIPMKFRAGGIALAPSDIASLLSIGFTALVVLEGKAEKLMHPCMGFLVLFTGYVFINGLLNRVPLMPLVIETVQWLAILCLLSLMYAYGVFDDERVMVYFTYLLFFICTLVALWHFAQGYQSGFKLLGVSKYGFGVLCSLLYLYRDKIRAFHLLMLVALVLLVLSQERKALLGFCLLFFFDQLLVKNLMRKSLSETYTWTILLALSFIVFTAVTTTLYVGFETLADTLEITQEDVLFANQSEARWVSNLHRKLLLANGLDILLQHPVLGVGAKMLPNFMISYFNYDELAIYTHNFVLDTAIEYGLLGIGLLFGGYFLFIRFCFRSLNENRKSLLLAIYALIMVFFVAVNTTIILILLLPVMISMSNDSRAIAHTFPVNHHHEYE
- a CDS encoding polysaccharide biosynthesis/export family protein, whose product is MKAFIKFMSVALLLFSTLVNADSNEEDYLLDTGDTISVQVYGEEDLTIKNILITSDGYFDYPYLGRIKAIKKTPKQLKYEIETGLKGDYLINPKVMVTINNFRLFYVNGEVRKPGGFEYRPGLTIEKAIALAGGLTDRASRKGINLTKHKTGQTMEGVSMHRNVEPGDIVFIDQSFF
- a CDS encoding glycosyltransferase, with amino-acid sequence MKTKILHIINDLSQNGGAQKFLVDLVLEHKPEYEIKILVLCDENDYLPMLSAQGIECFNWRTLPLSEKFSLLRWPDVVHGHLYPSIYLALLAVGKKRIQTEHCSYNRRRDYPLFKFMEYVLYWGHDLTVSISEKVQDELVKFMPRYQHKYHVVHNGVDLKRFSMTPRCASHLIDKPVIKIGMVGRLHQHKDHETLIQALIHLPRRYELHLAGDGEKKSSLQELATKINVAQRVHFHGVVSDVPAFLNDMDIYVQSSHVEGFGLAAVEAMAAGLPVLSSDVPGLDDVTGRAEYLFQVGNATELSQKVLQLCESVERYDAASQYSVNRASLYTIDKFREGYYGIYQQLCANK
- a CDS encoding GumC family protein produces the protein MNGTHPNNLQMNKVELIRFGHHFKAIKKNWLSIAAFTLLFSLTCTWYIYSKASIYQATATLLIQEEQKSALSIEEVYGVDTTKKEYFQTQIAILKSNHIADKVIRELNLTQLPEFTSSGGLNKKIDQIKSIPFVQDLLNVAPSPKETAQFSESYYQALQAFRSKLDIEPVRNTQLVRIRFRSIDPKLATTIANAVGQAYIDANFEAKLVVTQNAATWLTNNSQKLEERLRNSEQALQEFLLKEGLIDINGIDEIYANELEELTRKLNIAVNKRIEAQTLIQLLRRKSSQSLDSLLSIDEFANQAQIRDLKLSEAQAAKNLSELAQRYGPKHDRMIQAKAQLAEIQSRTQQLIRDISFSKQQDLLAAKAQEDMLRAELDNKKSDFQSLGSQKARYEQLKREVESNKALYEAFLNREKETNATSDYKNVTARFTDKAIIPLFPVAPQRIKLVLIATFFGFAIACALVIILETMREVIRSTTDVQEKLGVTCLGVIPMVKKRNLRKNGVSYTAYLDDEEKLFSEACRSVRTSLLLRLTNTKQKILPFTSAIPEEGKTSTSINMAVSFSKMEKVLIIDCDLRRPSIAKRFGIAESSPGLTHILTMDTPIKDCVTHIKEANLDVLPAGLIPPNPQELLASDRFKKLLEHFQNKYDRIIIDTPPLLSVSDALILGQYANGLITVIRSESTKSSLVNLALSKQIQHSVPSLGVLITQAKAKEGETLYVQKYAY
- a CDS encoding putative capsular polysaccharide synthesis family protein encodes the protein MSRNTPTNVNLSWYQTLKSQEQPVLIYQMGKVGSSALEHSIPNSIHLHDLMTVDAQKQISPVRAQLHKPQINALKRRLKRITMSHMLKRKKKVRIISLVREPIGRNVSMFFQALPFWMADKYLKDDSAIRTERPQLLQEAFDKHMNHQYALQWFDNEIKQLTGIDVFNESFNHEVGYQTYHNNNFSLLVIRSDKLTKANSAVEDFLGYPVDVVYENQSDNKWYSPLMKEFKTQFQPTPEYVEEMLNSKLTKHFFSNAEITDLKQQYLTN